The window actattacattctatataaagattcgttaatcataataaatatactccctccgtccgccaagattatgtcactttcatgTACAATTTGTAcatgaaagtgacataatcttggcggacggagggagtaactaataataaatgtatatatataataatattaacattacatataatctaaattaataaatcttattatttattttttctagataaaaattagatttacatatctgataagaaaaaaattataatctatatacgataaatgatcttaattgaatgttagttattagatgtatatttgttattaattttatatttctcaaaagcgtacatattatatgtatatgttgcaatatatatatatatatatatatatatatatatatatatatatatatactagtcgGTAACCCGTCGAAAATCGACGGAAatatattaaaacatataaatatttgtaattagTCAATACATTTTCtatttgatgaatttttttcactaaaatatagcattaaataaatttgttttaaagtaaaagataTTATCTAAATAcatttttactaatatttatttAGTCAAACAATCCTCTCAACTCAGAAGCAAATTGTAAAGCTAATTGTAAGAAACTATTTCTTAGACACTTCCACCAATCCAATCCGATTATGATGATTTTAGAATTTTTTGATTCCTAAAAGTCAACTTCTATCCCCCTCCCCCCaccaaaaaaaagagaagaaagaaaactCCCAAGTCCCTAGCCGAAACAAATTAACTAATACAACATGATAGAGTAAAAGATGAAATATATCAATCCTCATATAACATATTTTGCCtatgaacaataaaaaaaaattaaaagaaccACAGAGCAAATATAAATGCGGTATGAACATATATGATGGGATTTATTGCATCTTTCTTCCCTCCAAGCAGAAGCCGCACACACATATCAAATCAGCCtagcaaaatataagaaaattaatATCGTTAATGACTTAAATTTTTAAagattgaataaaatattaaatttgcaattacctcataatctatcgaaaatttcatcatactcAACGTTAGTTGTTGTGTCATGCGTATGACCACTCTCATCACATACTAAAATCTTTATATCTCTTTTTCCAGTGACTCTTGATATTGCCACGTAGAGTTGTCCATGACTAAAAACTGATTTCGTTaggtataatcctacatttAAAAGAGATTGTCCctgacttttatttattatcatagcaaaacaaacactcatAGGGAATTGTCTTATCTGAAACCGGATTGGAAATTTAGCGAAATCTGATGGACTCATAATCATTCTAGCTATGGGAAACTTCTTGCCCGcattttttcctgaaatgagtTTGCCTTCAATTACGCGTTCCCCAAGTTGAGTTACTATAAGCCTAGTGTcattgcaaagctcattagaAGGATCAATATTTATGAGAAGCATTATTATTATGCAtccttctttcaatttaatttcatgactcgacaatcctgaacacttgattgTGTTGAGATATTCAACCGAGAATACCTGTTCATCGAGGCCCACttgtccatcttctttgcaaATAATGTTTGAACTTAGGTAAACCCTTTCCTTGGTAGACATTAGAGACATGACGTAATCATTGATcgtatcaaccatctcattggtgGGGGCCAAGATAACTCTATTCTTTAACATTTCTGGATCAAATGCATTATTCATGACGTCATTGTATGTGTTTTCCACTATAGCTGCAATAGGATTTGTTGCGTCGCGTATAAGGATATCTTCTGATAATGCCACAACAGATTCTCCATCATCAAGACTATGTCCGGCTGTACCGTCACCTATTTTAAGTATCCACTCTGCAAATTCTTTGATTTCTTATGCATCCGAACCATAATCATTTgcctaaaataaaaatgtacttTTATCAAATGTTTACTCATTTATTGTTAACACTACTCCTATTATAAACCACCATTTTAATCCAATCACGATATATTAAATTAGCCATgtgtttaaaatttgaaaaattctCTCTTATTCGAATTATCACAAAAATATCCATTATTTTTATAAGCCTTACTGCCTTCCCTATAAATGCGTTGTTTCTCAATTTTCATGCAAAAACACTTTCATCTAATTGAAAAGGgcaatataaataaattgaaaaaattattcTTGACTCAAAAAAGTATTATAGACTTTTCATGAAAATTTCCTAACTATACATAATTACATTTAAATGTTCACAAAATCAATCAAGATCAGCCATTTAACCTTATTGTGTCGTATtgttaaataaattagaaaaggggagaaattaaataaacaatgcAAGATAAAATCATTAACATAAATACATAGATACACacaattagtaatttttatattttatgatttttatatttgaattaaaataatattaataaattatgcatggtaatataatttttttaaattatatattgagATTAAGATTAAAATACTTGTAATCTCATATTCTTAGTTAACTTGAGAACTTGACACGAATTCCAAAGTTGAGATGAACTTATATAGGCATGCACGATGTCATGCCGACTTCCTTTAGGGATCACTGGAAGTATCTGTCGAAAGTCGCCTCCTAAAACAACCTCCAAAAGGTTTTCCAGACCTATCGGGATATCTCATAATATCCCTTAGGCTTCTATCAAGCGCTTTAAAACAGTATCTGTGCGTTATTGGTGCCTCATCCCAAATAATAAGCTTTGTTTTCTCGAGTAGTCCAGTTAAATCGTTATCTGGGTTTactattgtttatattttttggGTGATGGATGTGATCTATATAAGATAATTAATGATGAGATTCGAACTTAAGTAGAGTCCACATTTTGTAATCCAATAAATTTGTTGagaactaattaattattataatttcttaAGCAGAATATTTTTTGCGTCAAAAAATTGTTGAGAACTAATTCATTATTATAATTTCTTAAGCAGAATATTTTTTACGTCAAAAATTTATTTGGTAAATTGAATTATAGAAATTTGTTTGttgatgataaaaataataggagtatattaattattagatATTGATTGGTTTAGAATTTGTGGTGATCTCGAAATTATATCAAATTCTATTACTATTATATATcgaaattagatatagaaatttgtttgttgatgataggttcgaaattcgatatatagaaatttgttgattaaaaatttagaaaaagtaataatgaatgagaattaaggaaaattagaatagagtgattatacgacgccacataggatagactttattttgcttttatatatatatatatatatatatatatatatatatatatatatatatatatacacacacacacatatatatatataatatttatcttcttaactttcaataaaattaattttaaattgagtttgaattgagacatgcacgtatgtgtaaattataaacgagtccggtcattgatttacatgtttgcataataaggcacaaattctataaactgattactttaaaacaaaatattattttacgtatataaaaataattaaaattttatttttattttttataaaataaattcgtacattttatttatatagggaagaaaaatatatttttcatttctacaaactttatttgtttcagtttgtccataataataataataataataataataaattatgcaattagtaatgcataaatgaagaatttagataaagaataatagaggatatgatgttaaaatatattagaaatctttaatcatgtatcaaattcataataatctcaatcgagtgaagaattcatataaatcacctaaTTTCacattgagttttttttttttataagatttcaccaaaatagaacttatacaagaagaagCTCTTGCTTAAAAATCgacatttaattggcggaatgattcagactaatacaatttgaattgttttgtcaatttaatttgaccaaatttatttaattaaatacatggtcttattaatttaatttgaaaaaataaattggtttgattaagtaaattatttcttcaatttaatttgattataaaataatatattttgtataaaattttaaaaataaaatttggattcaacatagatttttttatgaaaatttatcgattaaattactaaataaattaatacaatttgaatctcgtatcaactttcttaagctacaCACAAGATTATTTTCagaacttagttatggtctttcaaactttaacgagataatgttcacgagtcaattttattctttcaattttcaaatggaatgatgctcgaaactcaagatttgaagataatgttcgcgagtcaattttattctttcaaatttcaaacagaatgatgctcgaaactcaattatgatatttcaagctccacatgCAATAATACACAAaaatttgtcaagatttttcaaactgcatacaagatgatgtttagaagttagttatgatcttacaagctcaagatgataatgatctttaaagctacaCAATAGATCATTTTTGTAACTTAATTGTGatcattcaaagttcaaatgagatgatactcacaagttaaatttatttttttaaactccaaacgagatgattcttcgaacacaattataatatttggaactaataatgcataaaaatttgtcaagattttttcaagtttcatacaaaatgatgtttacaagttggTTATAatgttagaagctccaaatcatacaatctcacaagtcaactttgatttttaaagcttcagatagtgatgttaaaaaaatttaatgcgtaaaaatttattttttgtattttaggGTCTAGACGgatgatactcaaaagtctgatgttcaaacgttagttgtcgtctttcgggctttagatgatgatatgatcctacaaggTTTAGACGGGATGATGCtcagataaaataaaatcttcaatatcGATACATTTTCCAAaatcattattaaataaaaatttatataaaaagaatatttattattttaacaaaatgttaacatttaattgaggaatatgattcaaattaatataatttcaactatattattttaaattaaataaattaaaaaataatttatatgtaaataattacttataaataaataatatcatataatttaaaataatttttcgtcgaatttcgacgggttatgcAGTAGTTtataatgaaattgaaaatgcaTTACGAATTTATAATGATGTGGTTTAAAGATCCTCCGTGGTGGTTTCTATATATAAAAGCGGCACACACACACTCACTCCTCAAAAGCGATACACTTGAAACATCAGTACTTCATTCTCATTTTTGATTCCTTCCATTccatgctctctctctctctctccccctcaaAATCCACATGCCTTTTCGCTCTCGCAccctttcctttctctctctacctcTCCCTAAAAGTTTCCTTTCTCTCTGATTTTTCTTCCCTTTTCCACCTTCTGTTTCCTTCCGATTCAACCAAACCCTAACCGTCTCCACCTATTTACTTGTTATCATGGAATCCCCCTCCAAAATGTTCGATAACGTCAAGTTCGAGAAGGAGAAGGCCATTGCGCGCTTCAATCGCGTGCGCAGAGTCATGAGGCTGTTGCAGATTATTCAAGTCGCCGGCGTCTTCGCCGCCGTCTCGTGGTGCTCGGTGCGCGCGCCGGCGGTTGCTATGTCTGCCGGCGCGTCTTTGCTCGAGTTCTCCACGTACCTCTTCAACCACCACGTCGCGTTCCTAATCGGAAATGCGATCATCGTGTTGCTGTTCATGCTCTGCCGCCAGAGCGACGGCGGCGCCTCCGCCTCCTCCCGCCGCGATCTCTACGATGATTATGCCAAATACAGCGACGCCGCTCGCTCTCTGCCTCAGCCGGAGCAGAGAGAGGAAGTGGCGGCGCCGCCTGCGGAATTCGGCGGCGGTAACAAGCAGATTGTTGCGGTGATTGCGGATGAGGCGAGTGCGAGTTCCCAATGTGATGACGTGGCGGCGGCGATTGAGAAAGCGGCGAGGCAGATTAAGAAGTTCCAGAGGAACCGATCGGAGATGATGCTGAGGCGCGAGATTGCGGTGCGGCCGGAGCTCCGGAGATCGGAGACGGAGAATCACCGGAAACTGGTGAGTTCGGGGTCGGCGGAGATTGAGAATCTGAGCAACGAAGAATTCCGGCGAAGAGTTGATGCATTCATCGATAAGCATTGGATCAAAACGACAGCGAAACTGGAAGGACACCAAAATCATGGATGGTAGTATGGCAAAATGATTTCGAGGGTTAAATTTGTCTTTTAAATGTTTAGCTGCCTCGGGCTTTTTGTTCAAGTACAGGATTAACAATtctctgttttcttttttccattAGAATAGAATCAGTGCAAAAAATTAATTGGAATCAAATATTATAAGTCCTAATGAGTTCTTTTCAgaattttatttccattttcttaatttttggtTAGTCGTTTTCATGGGCAATTCCGGAATTTCTTGGAAGCGTGTCGCGATGGAAATATTATTTTGACATATGACGATCTTGTTGTAAATcgcttttagttattttatatcttaatttacaattcataatttatgagGAATTTACATTAGTAGAAGATGTGATTCTCAAGATTGAAAGGGATTCCAATTTTCGGCAGAAGTAGGTAGAGTTTTATATGCTAATCTTAGGTatgtgaaatttgaattttcgtaaagttgtaactttatctatatctatacttGTATGAAacgatatttttttataaa is drawn from Salvia miltiorrhiza cultivar Shanhuang (shh) unplaced genomic scaffold, IMPLAD_Smil_shh original_scaffold_190, whole genome shotgun sequence and contains these coding sequences:
- the LOC131003339 gene encoding uncharacterized protein LOC131003339, which encodes MESPSKMFDNVKFEKEKAIARFNRVRRVMRLLQIIQVAGVFAAVSWCSVRAPAVAMSAGASLLEFSTYLFNHHVAFLIGNAIIVLLFMLCRQSDGGASASSRRDLYDDYAKYSDAARSLPQPEQREEVAAPPAEFGGGNKQIVAVIADEASASSQCDDVAAAIEKAARQIKKFQRNRSEMMLRREIAVRPELRRSETENHRKLVSSGSAEIENLSNEEFRRRVDAFIDKHWIKTTAKLEGHQNHGW